Proteins found in one Phocoena sinus isolate mPhoSin1 chromosome 19, mPhoSin1.pri, whole genome shotgun sequence genomic segment:
- the PRR12 gene encoding proline-rich protein 12 isoform X2, with amino-acid sequence MDRNYPSAGFGDPLGAGAGWSYERSAKASLVYGSSRTSHPETDILHRQAYAAPHPLQSYATNHHPAGLSGLFDTGLHHAGSAGPDASVMNLISALESRGPQPGPSASSLLSQFRSPSWQTAMHTPGPTELFISGALPGSSTFPPSSALSAYQHPASFGSRPFPVPSSLSLQDPPFSPPANGLLSPHDVLHLKPSQAPTVPSSLGFERLAGGGVLGPAGLGPAQTPPYRPGPPDPPPPPRHLPTQFNLLASSSAAAAAAAEQSSPQLYNFSGAAPGPPPPERALPRQDTVIKHYQRPASAQPPPPPAHALQHYLSCGGSYASMGHRANLACSPLGGGEPSPGAGEPSKAGPSGATAGASGRAAGPEAAGGGGAAGGGGGYRPIIQSPGYKTGKGGYGAAAGGANRPPPPRSTATPKCQSLGGPAAAYATGKASGAGGAGGQAYSPGQPQGLLGPQAYGQGFGGGQAQDLSKGPSYSSGPQQPPSGPPPPGLATCQSYSPDQLQGQLYGVQGEPYPGPAAHSQGLPTASPSLSYSTGHSPALSGHGGGWGPSSLGGGGEASPSHIIRPLQSPPAPGRPPGVGSPGAPGKYLSSVLASAPFLAPPGAGSYAAGAGGYKGKGDGSELLAGPGGPPAERTEDEEFLIQHLLQAPSPPRTSGADGLVGEDGAADASKGLGSGGAGGPPGTPYELAKEDPQRYHLQSVIRTSASLDEGATAALELGLGRLKEKKKGPERGGETPEGLATSVVHYGAGAKELGAFLQKSPPPPTPTAQSAQPAPHGLLLEAGGPDLPLVLPPPPPQLLPSVLSHAPSPSSSAPKVGVHLLEPAARDGAPQPPPPPPPPPPPMPLQLEAHLRGHGLEPGAPSPRLRPEESLEPPGTMQELLGALEPLPPGPGDTGVGPPNTEGKDPSGAYRSPSPQGTKAPRFVPLTSICFPDSLLQDEERSFFPTMEEMFGGGPADDYGKAGPPEDEGDPKAGPGPPPGPPAYDPYGPYCPSRASGAGPETPGLGLDPSKPPELPSTVNAEPLGLIQSGPHQAAPPPPPPPPPPPPPASEPKGGLTSPIFCSTKPKKLLKTSSFHLLRRRDPPFQTPKKLYAQEYEFEADEDKADVPADIRLNPRRLPDLVSSCRSRPALSPLGDIDFCPPNPGPDGPRRRGRKPTKAKRDGPPRPRGRPRIRPLEVPTTAGPALASTPTDGAKKPRGRGRGRGRKAEEAGGSRLEPLKPLKAGEGLGASSGDAVSGVDHNSLDSSLTREKIEAKIKEVEEKQPEMKSGFMASFLDFLKSGKRHPPLYQAGLTPPLSPPKSVPPSVPARGLPPQPPAAPAVPQPPPAGAFGLGGALEAAESEGLGLGCPSPCKRLDEELKRNLETLPSFSSDEEDSVAKNRDLQESISSAISALDDPPLAGPKDTSAADGPPLATEAAVPGPPPLPGLPSASSSGTPEPPLLEEKPPPSPPPAPTPQPPPPPPALPSPPPLVAPTPSSPPPPPVPVPPALPSPPAPPPLPTATPAPPPEEPAAPSPDDPEPPDARPLHLAKKQETAAVCGETDEEAGESGGEGIFRERDEFVIRAEDIPSLKLALQTGREPPPIWRVQKALLQKFTPEIKDGQRQFCATSNYLGYFGDAKNRYQRLYVKFLENVNKKDYVRVCARKPWHRPPVPVRRSGQAKGPASAGGSSAPPPKALAPPPKPETPDKTTSEKPPEQTPETAVPEPPASEKPSLPRPMEKEKEKEKERATRGERPLRGERGTGGRQIRPDRSLTTGQPATSRLPKSRPTKVKAEPPPKKRKKWLKEAAGNASVGGGPPGSSSDSESSPGAPSEDERAVPGRLLKTRAMREMYRSYVEMLVSTALDPDMIQALEDTHDELYLPPMRKIDGLLNEHKKKVLKRLSLSPALQDALHTFPQLQVEQSGEGSPEEGAVRLRPAGEPYNRKTLSKLKRSVVRAQEFKVELDKSGYYTLYHSLHHYKYHTFLRCRDQTLAIEGGAEDLGQEEVVQQCMRNQPWLEQLFDSFSDLLAQAQAHSRCG; translated from the exons ATGGACAGGAACTACCCCAGCGCCGGCTTCGGGGACCCGCTCGGCGCCGGGGCGGGATGGAGTTACGAGAGGTCAGCGAAAGCTAG ctTGGTCTATGGCAGCTCCAGGACCTCGCACCCCGAGACGGACATCTTACACCGCCAGGCCTACGCGGCCCCCCACCCACTGCAAAGCTATGCCACCAACCACCACCCGGCAG GCCTCTCTGGACTCTTCGACACCGGCCTCCatcacgcaggctcagcagggcCCGACGCCTCCGTCATGAACCTCATCTCGGCCCTGGAGTCCCGGGGCCCCCAGCCTGgtccctctgcctcttctctcctctcccaatTCCGCAGTCCTTCCTGGCAAACAG CCATGCACACGCCAGGCCCCACGGAGCTCTTCATCTCAGGCGCCCTGCCGGGTTCCAGCACCTTTCCGCCCTCCTCTGCCCTGTCGGCCTATCAGCACCCGGCTTCCTTTGGCAGCCGCCCCTTCCCAGTACCCTCTTCCCTCAGCCTCCAGGACCCCCCATTTAGTCCCCCAGCTAATGGGCTCTTGTCCCCTCATGACGTGCTGCACCTGAAGCCCTCGCAGGCACCCACGGTGCCCTCCTCGCTAGGCTTTGAGCGCCTGGCGGGGGGTGGTGTCCTGGGGCCCGCTGGTCTCGGCCCAGCCCAAACCCCTCCTTACCGCCCAGGCCCCCCAgatccacccccacctccccgccaCCTCCCAACTCAGTTCAACCTGCTGGCTTCCTCTtccgctgctgctgccgctgctgccgaGCAGTCCTCTCCCCAGCTCTACAACTTCTCGGGTGCTGCCCCCGGCCCGCCGCCACCCGAGCGGGCCCTGCCCCGCCAGGACACCGTCATCAAGCACTACCAGCGGCCAGCCAGTGCCCAGCCCCCCCCACCACCAGCCCATGCCCTCCAGCACTACCTGAGCTGCGGAGGCAGCTACGCCTCCATGGGCCACCGGGCCAACTTGGCCTGCAGCCCCCTGGGCGGTGGGGAACCCTCCCCGGGCGCTGGCGAGCCTAGCAAGGCTGGGCCCAGTGGAGCCACGGCCGGGGCATCGGGCCGGGCTGCGGGCCCTGAGGCAGCTGGAGGAGGTGGGGCGGCAGGTGGCGGTGGAGGTTACCGCCCCATCATTCAGTCGCCTGGTTACAAGACAGGCAAAGGTGGTTATGGGGCAGCTGCGGGCGGTGCCAACAGGCCCCCACCACCCCGTTCGACTGCCACGCCCAAATGCCAGAGCCTGGGTGGGCCAGCAGCAGCCTACGCCACTGGCAAGGCCTCTGGGGCTGGGGGGGCGGGAGGCCAGGCCTATTCCCCTGGTCAGCCCCAAGGGCTTCTAGGACCCCAGGCCTATGGGCAAGGGTTTGGAGGGGGTCAAGCGCAGGACTTGAGCAAAGGCCCTAGCTACTCAAGTGGGCCCCAGCAGCCCCCTAGTGGTCCCCCACCTCCTGGCCTAGCCACATGTCAGAGCTATTCCCCAGACCAGCTGCAGGGGCAGCTATATGGGGTGCAGGGTGAGCCGTACCCAGGGCCAGCTGCCCACTCCCAGGGGCTGCCCACAGCCAGCCCCTCGCTCAGCTACAGTACTGGCCATTCCCCAGCACTCTCGGGCCATGGAGGTGGTTGGGGGCCCAGCTCCCTGGGGGGCGGCGGAGAGGCCAGCCCTTCTCACATCATCCGCCCGCTGCAGTCGCCTCCGGCCCCCGGCCGCCCGCCTGGAGTTGGCTCTCCAGGAGCTCCTGGCAAATACCTGAGCTCTGTCCTGGCCTCAGCCCCATTCCTGGCACCCCCAGGAGCCGGCAGCTATGCCGCCGGAGCAGGTGGCTACAAGGGCAAGGGGGATGGCTCAGAGCTGCTGGCGGGCCCCGGCGGGCCTCCCGCTGAGCGCACCGAGGATGAAGAATTCCTCATCCAGCACCTCCTGCAGGCGCCCAGCCCCCCGAGGACCTCAGGGGCAGATGGCCTGGTGGGCGAAGATGGGGCAGCGGATGCCTCCAAGGGACTTGGGAGTGGCGGGGCTGGGGGTCCCCCGGGCACACCCTACGAGCTGGCCAAGGAAGACCCACAGAGGTACCATCTGCAGAGCGTCATCCGTACCAGCGCCAGCCTTGATGAGGGTGCCACGGCGGCCCtggagctgggcctggggaggctgaaggagaagaagaaagggccAGAACGGGGTGGCGAGACCCCCGAGGGGCTGGCCACCTCAGTTGTCCACTATGGGGCAGGTGCCAAGGAGCTGGGGGCCTTCCTCCAAAAGAGCCCTCCACCCCCAACTCCCACGGCCCAGTCTGCCCAGCCTGCCCCCCACGGCCTCCTCCTAGAGGCCGGGGGCCCTGACCTCCCACTGgtgctgcctccccctcccccccagctgCTCCCCTCGGTCCTCAGCCACGCTCCCAGCCCCTCTTCCAGTGCTCCCAAAGTTGGCGTCCATCTCCTTGAGCCGGCCGCCCGTGATGGGGcaccccagcctccccctccgccccccccacctccaccacccaTGCCCCTCCAGCTCGAGGCCCACCTCCGCGGCCATGGCCTGGAGCCGggtgcccccagcccccgcctgcgACCTGAGGAGAGCCTGGAGCCACCCGGCACCATGCAAGAATTGCTTGGGGCCCTGGAGCCGCTGCCACCTGGGCCTGGTGACACTGGTGTGGGCCCACCTAACACCGAGGGCAAGGATCCCTCGGGGGCCTACCGCAGCCCTAGCCCACAAGGCACCAAGGCCCCCCGCTTTGTGCCACTCACCTCCATCTGCTTCCCTGACTCCCTGCTGCAAGACGAGGAGCGCAGCTTCTTCCCCACCATGGAGGAGATGTTTGGCGGCGGCCCCGCAGATGACTATGGAAAGGCTGGGCCACCCGAGGACGAGGGCGATCCCAAGGCGGGGCCTGGGCCGCCTCCGGGCCCCCCTGCCTATGATCCCTATGGGCCCTACTGCCCTAGTCGGGCGTCCGGAGCCGGTCCCGAGACTCCAGGCCTGGGCCTGGACCCCAGCAAGCCGCCTGAGCTGCCCTCCACCGTCAACGCCGAGCCTCTGGGCCTGATCCAGAGTGGGCCCCACCAGgcggcccccccgcccccgcctccccccccaCCGCCGCCACCCCCTGCCTCGGAGCCCAAGGGAGGCCTGACCTCGCCCATCTTCTGCTCTACCAAGCCAAAGAAGCTGCTTAAGACGTCCTCCTTCCACCTGCTGCGGCGCCGTGACCCGCCTTTCCAGACGCCCAAAAAGCTGTACGCCCAGGAGTACGAGTTCGAGGCCGACGAGGACAAGGCCGATGTGCCTGCTGACATCCGCCTCAACCCCCGGCGCCTGCCTGATCTGGTGTCCAGCTGCCGCTCCCGTCCGGCGCTCTCACCGCTGGGCGACATTGACTTCTGTCCACCCAACCCTGGCCCCGATGGCCCCCGGCGCCGTGGCCGCAAGCCCACCAAGGCCAAGCGTGATGGGCCTCCCCGGCCCCGGGGGAGACCCCGGATTCGCCCACTGGAGGTCCCCACCACCGCTGGGCCAGCCTTGGCCTCCACACCTACTGATGGGGCCAAGAAAccccggggccggggccggggtcgAGGCAGGAAGGCCGAGGAGGCCGGGGGCTCTCGGCTGGAGCCCCTGAAACCACTGAAG GCCGGCGAGGGTCTGGGAGCGTCATCGGGCGATGCCGTGTCAGGAGTTGACCACAACAGCCTGGACTCCAGCCTCACTCGGGAGAAGATCGAGGCCAAGATcaaggaggtggaggagaagcaGCCCGAGATGAAGTCCGGCTTCATGGCCTCGTTCCTGGACTTTCTCAAGTCAGGCAAGCGCCATCCACCACTCTACCAGGCTGGCCTGACACCCCCGCTCAGCCCCCCCAAGAGTGTGCCGCCCTCCGTGCCGGCCCGGGGcttgcctccccagccccccgccGCGCCTGCCGTGCCACAGCCCCCACCCGCCGGCGCCTTCGGGCTGGGGGGTGCGCTGGAGGCCGCCGAGAGTGAGGGGTTGGGGCTCGGCTGCCCTTCGCCCTGCAAACGGCTGGACGAGGAGCTGAAACGGAACCTCGAGACCCTGCCCTCCTTCTCGTCGGACGAGGAAGACTCTGTCGCCAAGAACCGGGACCTGCAGGAGAGCATCTCCTCGGCCATCTCCGCCCTCGATGACCCGCCACTGGCTGGGCCTAAGGACACCTCCGCTGCGGACGGGCCCCCCCTGGCTACTGAGGCTGCAGTCCCCGGGCCACCCCCTCTCCCGGGGCTCCCCAGTGCCAGCAGCAGTGGCACACCTG AGCCCCCGCTGCTGGAGGAGAAGCCCCCACCCTCGCCGCCCCCTGCCCCGACACCCCAGCCGCCGCCCCCACCGCCGGCCCTGCCCTCGCCACCCCCTCTGGTGGCCCCCACGCCCAGCTCGCCGCCCCCACCGCCCGTGCCAGTCCCACCGGCCCTGCCCTCGCCGCCTGCCCCGCCGCCCCTGCCCACCGCAACCCCTGCCCCGCCTCCGGAGGAGCCTGCCGCCCCGTCCCCCGACGACCCCGAGCCGCCGGACGCCCGGCCCCTGCACCTGGCCAAGAAGCAGGAGACCGCGGCCGTGTGCGGGGAAACGGACGAGGAGGCTGGCGAGAGCGGCGGGGAGGGCATCTTCCGGGAGCGCGACGAGTTCGTCATCCGCGCCGAGGACATCCCTTCCCTCAAG CTGGCGTTGCAGACGGGGCGTGAGCCTCCACCCATCTGGCGAGTCCAGAAGGCACTGCTGCAGAAATTCACTCCGGAGATCAAGGACGGGCAGCGGCAGTTTTGTGCCACCAGTAAT TATTTGGGGTATTTTGGGGACGCCAAAAACCGGTACCAGCGCCTTTACGTCAAGTTTCTGGAAAACGTCAACAAGAAGGATTACGTGAGGGTCTGTGCTCGGAAACCCTGGCACCGGCCCCCAGTGCCTGTCAG ACGCTCTGGTCAGGCCAAGGGCCCCGCATCTGCTGGGGGCAGCTCTGCACCTCCCCCTAAGGCCCTGGCACCACCTCCTAAGCCCGAGACCCCTGACAAGACGACATCCGAGAAGCCCCCAGAGCAGACACCTGAGACGGCCGTGCCTGAGCCCCCTGCCTCTGAGAAGCCATCCCTGCCTCGGCCcatggagaaggagaaagagaaggagaaagagagggcaACGCGTGGGGAACGGCCACTGCGGGGTGAGCGGGGCACGGGTGGCCGGCAGATTCGGCCAGATCGGAGCCTCACCACAGGACAGCCCGCCACCTCCCGGCTACCCAAGTCCCGGCCCACCAAGGTGAAGGCTGAGCCGCCCcccaagaagaggaagaagtggcTGAAGGAGGCAGCAGGCAACGCCTCGGTGGGCGGGGGCCCACCAGGCAGCTCCTCGGACTCAGAGTCATCTCCCGGGGCTCCCAGTGAGGATG AGCGGGCAGTACCTGGGCGTCTGCTGAAGACCAGGGCGATGCGGGAGATGTACCGGAGCTATGTGGAGATGCTGGTGAGCACGGCACTCGACCCGGATATGATCCAGGCCCTGGAGGACACACATG ACGAGCTGTACCTCCCACCCATGCGGAAGATCGATGGCCTCCTGAATGAGCACAAGAAGAAAGTCCTAAAGCGGCTGTCGCTGAGCCCAGCCCTGCAG GACGCCCTGCACACGTTCCCCCAGCTGCAAGTGGAGCAGAGTGGGGAGGGTTCCCCAGAGGAGGGGGCCGTGCGTCTGCGGCCGGCCGGGGAGCCCTACAACCGCAAGACGCTCAGCAAGCTCAAGAGGAGCGTGGTCAGAGCCCAG GAGTTCAAGGTTGAGCTGGACAAGTCGGGATACTACACGCTCTACCATTCACTCCACCACTATAAGTACCACACCTTCCTGCGCTGCCGGGACCAG ACCCTGGCCATCGAGGGCGGCGCTGAGGACCTGGGCCAAGAGGAGGTGGTCCAGCAGTGCATGCGGAACCAGCCATGGCTGGAACAGCTCTTTGACTCCTTCAGCGACCTGCTGGCCCAAGCACAGGCCCACAGCCGCTGTGGGTGA